In the genome of Gemmatimonadaceae bacterium, the window GGTCAGCCACATGAGCGGATTGGTCGGCGTCTCCACGAGCAGTGCGCGCGTGGTCGGCGTCATCGCATCCGCGACGATCTGCGGATCGCGTGTGTCCACGTACGAGAACGACAGACCCATATGACGCAGGATCCGGTCGAACAGTCGGAAGGTGCCCCCGTAGACGTTTTCGCCGCAGACGATGTGATCGCCGGCGCGGAACAGCTTCATGATCGAGTCGAGGCAGCCCATGCCACTGCCGAACGCGAGCCCATGCCGGCCGCCTTCAAGCGTCGCGACATTACGTTCGAGCGCCTGTCGCGTCGGGTTCTTTCCGCGGGCGTACTCGTATCCCTTGTTGAGTCCGATCCCGTCCTGCACGTACGTGGACGTCAGGTAGACCGGCGTCATGATGGCACCCGACAGGGGATCAGGGCGCTGACCGGCGTGAATGGCTCGGGTGGAGAGTCCGCCCGCAAGATCTTCGTCGTAGATGCGCGTCATGGTCTTCGGCTGGTGCGTTCGGGCGAGGAGGGAAAGGCTGAAAGTAACGGCCCGTTGCGGGTGGGGCGAGCCGGCGTGCGCGAAACACACGATCCCAGAGTCTCGCATCGGGCGCCCAGCGGTCACTGGCCCGACGGCCCTCGCGATCCCAGGCCGGCCGCCTGACGTGACGCCTTCCGGCAGTGCGTTACACGATAGCGCTCGACGCTGCGTCATTGTCGATGATGAAGCACCGCTGCGAACGCTGCTCCGGCGCCTCATGGAAGCTGAGGGATTCTCCTGCCGGGAAGCGTCCTCGGGCGACGAGGCACTGTCCCTGCTGGAAGCGGAGCCGGTACCGCTGGTGCTCTCGGACTTTCATATGCCGGGTATGGATGGCGGGGTGTTGCTCCGCGAAATCCATCGCCGTTGGGCGGATACCGCCGTCGTGATGGTCACCGCCGTGTCCGACGTGAACATCGCCGTCCGGTGCCTCGAGGCGGGAGCCATCGACTATCTCACCAAGCCCTTTGGCATTACGGAAGTTCGCGCGCGCGTGGCGCAGGCCTTGGACAAACGACGCCTGCTGCTCGAGAATCGCGCGTATCGCACGGAGCTCGAGGAGCGGGTGACCCTGCAGGCGCGGAAGTATGAGGAACTGTTTCTCGCGTCACTGCAGTCGCTGGCCGAGGCGCTCGAAGTGAAGGACGCGTACACCTGGGGACACTCAACGCGCGTCTCGCGCTATGCGATGGCGATTGCCCGTGAGTTGGGGATGCCCGCGGCGTTGCAGGAACAGCTGGAATTGGGCAGCCGCCTTCATGATATCGGCAAGATCGGCGTGCGAGAGGACGTGCTGAACAAGGATGGTTCGCTGACCGCCGACGAATACGCGCATGTCATGGAACACCCGGTCATCGGCTGGCGCCTGCTGGCGCCGTTGCTCCGCGACATGCCGCACGCGCTGGCGGTGGTGCGATCGCATCATGAGCGCTTCGACGGTCGGGGCACACCCGATGCGCTTCGCGGCCACGAAATCCCGCTTGAAGCGCGTATCACCGCCGTGGCCGATTCCTTCGACGCGATGACGAGTGGACGCGTCTATCGATCGGGGCTCAGTGTCGAGGTGGCCGTCGCCGAATTGCGACGGTGTGCCGGATCGCAATTCGATCCGGTGTGTGTGGCGGCATTCGAGCGAGCGCTGGAGCAACAGGGATTCCCGCGTCCCGAGCACTCGCCGCAACCGGCGGTGCGCCTGCAGATCGTCGCCTGATTGCCGTTCGCGAGAGTCAGATCGGACTATCGTCTGGCGACCGCACGTGTACCAGCGAGGGCTGTTTGTACAAGCTCAGCTGCGTTTCGCACCACCGCCGCACGTCCGATTCGCTGACGCGGCCGGTGACGTCCACCCCAATGTCATGGCCACGGACCGGATCCGGAATCGCCTGCACGCGCACCTGCAATACGCCGGGGAGTTCACCGATCACGCGCTCGAGTTCGCGCGGGTAGATGTTGAAACCGTTGTGGGTGAACATCGCC includes:
- a CDS encoding response regulator, translating into MTPSGSALHDSARRCVIVDDEAPLRTLLRRLMEAEGFSCREASSGDEALSLLEAEPVPLVLSDFHMPGMDGGVLLREIHRRWADTAVVMVTAVSDVNIAVRCLEAGAIDYLTKPFGITEVRARVAQALDKRRLLLENRAYRTELEERVTLQARKYEELFLASLQSLAEALEVKDAYTWGHSTRVSRYAMAIARELGMPAALQEQLELGSRLHDIGKIGVREDVLNKDGSLTADEYAHVMEHPVIGWRLLAPLLRDMPHALAVVRSHHERFDGRGTPDALRGHEIPLEARITAVADSFDAMTSGRVYRSGLSVEVAVAELRRCAGSQFDPVCVAAFERALEQQGFPRPEHSPQPAVRLQIVA